In the genome of Arvicola amphibius chromosome 2, mArvAmp1.2, whole genome shotgun sequence, the window GGGTCAAAATTCACTGAAAAGATTAAAATGCAAAagagttgggattttttttttttgtgcattgTAGGCTGCATCAACTTTGAAAACGTTTACATTTCTGAGACTGCCATGTGCTGCTCCGGACTGTGGGTCCCTGTGCCTAAGAGTCAGTGCACCTGACTGCCAGGTGAGGCAGGTCAGGGCTTCCTCTGCACGTGCCATGTGGCCATCTTGGATCTACCTTCTTGCTGATTAGTTCGGAGTTAAGGACCGCCACAGTCCCAGCGATGGAAGCAGAACCCATTGCTAACAAGTGATGGAAAACATGGTAAGGTCTCAAAAAGTCCAAGACCATACAAAAGAAAACTCCAGAATGTCCCTCATGAACAACAACATTTTAGCTTATCAGCTGTGCCTCTAACCCCAGCTGgttcagaggctgagacaggactaAGTCAAGGCCATCAAAATGTTGTCTCTAACAAATCTAAAACCATGTTTCCCAGAAACCAAACATAATATATAAAGTTTGATAAGCCAAGGTGAAAGGAGTAGGGTTGATTCAACATTTAAAATTCAGTCAGTGTAAACAACTACATGAGCTGACCAAATGAGACCACCAGATCATCTCAGAGATGccaaatttgttttaaaacaacaagACTCActactgatttccaaaacaaaacctgaaaccAGCAAACATAAAAAGATTTTCCTTAGGCTTTTGCTTCCCATTTCAAACTTGGGATAAAAATTCTTCTCGTGGCCTTGAATGACATGCTGTCCTCTTTGGCCCTTCTCTTGCACCTCAACATCCCCAGCAGCCGGCTGTTCTTGAACCTGTCAGCCTTTGTGCTTAGTCCCTCTGTGATGAGTGATCTTCCCTGAGGTGACAAGCTGGTTCCCTCTGTTGTGTTTTGTGCAAGTTGGTGTCCATTCTAATGTCACCTCTCTAGATGGTCCCTCTCAATAGTGCTTTGTAGAgtaccctttcttctcccttgccAGTCACCTCATTTATTCCTGGTTGGTTTCATTCTCCATTAAGACAGACCACTATCAGCTCCACTTAATCATATGACCCTTAAAGCAGGCCACGTGTTCAGTGCTGTACCCCTGGTGCCTATATTGTGAGAACATGGCAGTTCTCAATGAGAAAGTAACTGAATTGGAAGGCCCAGCTTTCTATAGCCTCGCCATGGTACAGTCTTTACACTACCCGCCAGTCGATTACGTGGAAAACAGCGGCTCATTTGTTATTTCTTCCCTGTGAGTGAGCTTGAGTATCATGTCTTTTCAGCTTGGCCTTTGAATTTCCCCGTTTTTTCCCTGTTGCTCTGCAAGCACCATTGCTGTATCAAATAAGCTGCTCTTCTGCCCACCGTGTGCTCAGACACGCCGCCCCAGTTTGCCATTTGTCACGGTGATGCTGCTCATCTTCTCTTGTGGCTTCCAGTCTGAGATAAGCTCAGGTCTTCCCCAGACCCAGCATCAACCATCCTGTGTCCTCAGCATCCTTACACATGTGTAAGTGAATACTTACAATGTTTAGATCTGTGACCCGCCGGGATCAGCTTTATAAAAAGTGAAGAGTAATCTAATCTAAGaagcaaattcaaagccagtcacGCTGGTGCATGCTTGCAATCCCTGATTCAAGATGGAGATgcattgaggccagcctgggctacaatagtgagttctaggctagcctgagctgcaCAGAGTTCTCGGTCTGAACTAAATGGCTAGTTCCTATCTTGGAAAAAGAAAGTTGAGCTTTAAAATACAATGAATACAAGTTTCCAGGTGTCATTTACataattttttacttttctgaaaaaagcatttaagaaaataattcaaagttCACCTATTTTACAATGCAAATAAAGATACATATcaacatgtatgtgtatagaaTAATGTGTTTCCCGGAATTCCCTAAGATCTGATGTTATCCTATAGAGCACGCCCTTCTCTGGTCCTCAGTGTCTTCTTACTTTCTTGGGTCTTGACCTCTTTTTtgattcattgtattttttttcaaaaagtttcTTTTCAATTAAGCTCACTTCTTCATGGAGAACAGAAGTCTTTATTCTTAGTAAGAATGAGAAGATATTTAGTATAAACTGGTAACTCAGAGAAAAATTTGATTCTTCATAGGTTGTCACATGTTTACAGTAGCtagaatgagaaggaaaaggaggtaaattatcttaaaacaataataattcagAAACTCTGGCATCCATTCACTGACACCCCCAAATCCCTTTGCCAGTATATATGGTTAAAACAGTATTATGACTTCAAAGGAAACTTGGAAAATTTGCTGAGGTCCTTAATTATATGAAGAGGAAATTCTTCACAGTGTCTATGGTTGCTAAGCTGGGGACAGGAGGGGTTCACTGTACCAGTCTCGAATTCTGAAATGTTTGGTCTAGCCCACAGTTATGTTTAAAGACAGGTACACACCCACCCCTGGGTTATCCTTCTGACACATTTACAAAGTACTCCTGCACCGCAGGCTCAGGGCACTCAGCAGAAGAGGGGCAGAGACGGGAGAGGCAGAAGACCaggagtttgctatgagattgtgtctcctaactTCGGAAGCTACACCCATCAAGTCTTACAACTGCCTAAACTGGAGCTGAACAGGACAACAGTCATGCCAAAatggatggggaggagaggagcccATGAGGCCTCGACACTgcacagagaactacaggcaTAAGGCATGCTGAGAGCACGGaaaacagtcttccccagagaagaacgCACCACTTGGTTATCCAATAGCAAATGGTCAGccctgcaaacatacatgcacataacacTATAAAGACTGAGCAGGGTGTACTTacgtatttaggaatacatatgtacatacatatatgtatgtaacagtGAAAAAAGGGGCAAGACAGTGCATCTGAAAGATAGCAAGGAGGGGTTTTGGAAaagtctggaaggaagaaagggaggtagGAAATGGTGTGATTATATTATAActtcatggaagaaaagaaagggacacTCCTCAGGCAGAGCAGGAGGTCTCATCATGCCTCATGCTTCTGGAGTTTTAAAAACATGCATACCTTTTGCAGAATTTCTGGGTACTGAGCCAATACAGTGAGTTCTTGGTTATCAAGGACTGGCCTTTCGTTATCAGGAGTCCCTGGAGGCTGTGTCCATGGAAACAAGGGCTATCAGTGTCTCCTTCAGTCCAGCTGAACTGAAAACTTGAAGGGGCCTTCTTTTCCACCGCAGGTGTTGCGCCAAGCAGGGCACTGAATTGCTTCTGAAGATTCTTCACCATTTCTGcaggtggaaggcagaggcaaacatcAATTCACAAGTAAGCCAGGATTTGTAAGGATAGACTAGTGTTGGCTTCTTAgtctctggggtgggggtggggtggggcaatCTGGTCTCCAACTTAGGAGCCAgctccctccatctcctgagtgcacACTCACACCTAGCTGGTTTCATAACCACAGTAACATGCGGGTGGCCTTAGGTGAGGCTGGAGCTGCGTGAGGGGCCTCAGGAAGTTACTTAACGATGATTGAAGAAGAACACCAGACAATCTCAGGGCCAGTTTCCCAACAGAGCTCTCGCAGTCACAGATATTGGTGTGAAGAGGCAGGCAAATTCCCGGATGTGGATGTCTATGTGGTTTCTCCTTTGGCAGGAATTAGACACGAGCACATCCCCATCAAGTGGGAAGTGTGTTTATGCATTGGCTTTCCATGTGCAGAAGGCTAATATTACCAACTCTACTGCTACCTGGGACCCAACAGAAACCAGCAGACTCACCTCTTCTCTTATACATGACTGACTTGTCAATGTGCGAACGGTAGATCGGTCTTTTGGTTTTCCAATAATATCTACACAGGGTGGAAAGAAGTGAAGCAGAATGAGGGACGAACGTCCACACAGTTTAGAGACGGAAGCAGGACCTGAAGCTCAGTGGCTCCAGGCACTTGTCTACATTCTCTCAGGGCTTCCATTCCTGCAGGAGTCAGGGACCATTTAGGCGGCACTACACAGCATGCAGTAGAGACTGTTTCCATCACCACACACGACTGTGCTGTTTACTCTCATTGctgcttctcctgcctttgccccaAATGCTCATCTCTGAGTGCTGTCCTTAGAAATCTGATTTGGAATCTCATACAAAATAGATAGTAATTGCCAGTCTCTCTGGCACACACGCTCTTCCTGGTGAGAAGAAGGAACGGCCCAGATTCTAGCAATGACAGACCTAAGAAGATCCCTTTGCCCACCAAGGCAACCTCCTCCTAGGGGATGGGCAAACAGGTGTGTTCATCGCAGAGGGGTGCTGGCCTGAGCTGGTCCACAGGgtcccctacccccatcccagGGCAAAGGCTAAGTGCCATCTGGCATTCCCGCAGGTGACTGGTGACCAGAACTGAATGGTGACATAACCATCTCTGGTCCAGGCAGTTAGTGAACAGCACAGGAGAGGCTGCTGGTGTGGGACAAGATGACAACACGTTTCTAAGCTCACGCCCATCCTTCCTGTGCTACCTAAGGGAGGAGACTTCTAGAAATCGCAAtaaaaaatttatctttattcAGGCCTCTTTAAAAAATGACACCATGGCAGCAGAAAAGGACACTGAGTCAGAGGGTCAGATCCGCTTCTGCCAGTGCCTAGCAGCCCGAGTGACCACTGAGGctctggaaggcagaggatgTCTTATCTCCTTTATACCCTCTAGGGCATACAGTAGGCATTCAACTGAAGTGTTAACAATGGATGGGGtggctgggcagcggtggtgcacacctttaaccccagcacccaggaggcagaggcaggtggatctttgagtttgaggtcaacctggtctacagagtcagttcaagaacagccagggctacacagagaaatcctgtcttggaaaaaaagccaaaaaacaaaaagcaaaacaacaacaaaatatcagtGAGGTGTCATTAGCTCTATGGTGAGTCTGTGATTTTCTAAGACATCTGTTTACAATTATCATTTATTTCCCTAAGTGATAAGTGTACCAAGTACCCTGTATAGTCACGGCCTTAGGAACACCCACTCTTACGCTTTCTTTAGGAGCTGGGTCTAGACAGTATTTCTTGTGCACTGGTAATGAAGGCCTAGACAAGTGGCCACCACCATAATCAAGGAGGCATTACTACCACCCAAGGCCAGATGCCCAAAAGATGGGAGAGTGATTGAAGATGACAAAGTTCCAACTGTTTGAACACCCTTCTGAAATGGAGTCTTCTCCAGGTATCTGGcccctctgcctgcttctcccaGGACACAGAGGTTCCCAAACAGACACACCACAAAAGCCCTGGGTTTCTAGCTAGACCCTGTCTACACGCTTCCTCATCTTGACATGGTTTGTCTGACTGTTTGGGAAGAAGGATCAAGGTGTAATTTACATATAATGAAACCCCTTTCAGGGCACTTCCAATTAGCATTCTCACTAGCTGTGTAATCAGCAAGGTGACTAATGCAGACAGCCCCAGCACTCCAACAGCCAGGTCCCTTTGTAGTCGTCCTTCCCACACCCTTCATCTAGGTAGCCGCGGTCTTTACCCTGTAAGCTTGGCCATTTTCAGAATGTGATATAAATAGCCGTGTATGGCATGCAACCTTCTGGCCCTCTGTTTAGCACATAAGACTCAGAAGTCACTGCTGGCTGGATGGGAGGCTTTGGTTTGTATTCTAAGTGGCCTGTGTGGCTGTATGGTGTGGACATGCCAGCTATTCTCTCTCATCACCAGCAAAAGTCACAAAAACATTTCTATATGGACTTCTGTGGGaacataaattttcattttacttgaaCTCTTCAAAGTAGCTGTACCATTTTAAACCCCAAAACTTGGTATTCGCAATTGTATTGAAAGTGGACCCCTTCTAATTATAGTAGACATCTTTTCTTGTGTATCCTGTACATCTTCagttttttcatttgaaaaattgaGTTTTCCTATTTTatgaattctttatattttataaataaaactcttTCATCATATATGTGATCTTCAActactcttttttctctctttcacttttttttttttttaagacagggtctcactatcctagaactcactctgtagaccaggctggtcttgaactcagaaatccgcctgcctctgcctctcgagtgctgagacTAATGGTGTgcacaccatgcccagttttcaGCTGTTCTCTCTAAGTCTAGGTTCTGTTTTCTCTTAAGCACCTTTGGAGACATTTCCCCTCTACAGTCCaattttccagtttctctttttttctattattttaaagaaattatttacttttatttcatttgcattggtattttgcctgcaagtatgtctgtgtaagggtgtcaggtcttggagtcagagacagttgtgagctgccgtgtgggtgttggaaatcgAATCcaactcctctggaagagcagtaaatgctcttaaccactgagccatctctccagctcaccaATTTCTGTTTTATGGATCATGGTTTTGATGCTATATCTCAGAAATTTTTACCTAACCCAAGAGATCAGTGAGccttttctttcccatcttccctccctctatTCTTCCTTTGCGTGCACATATGCGCacgtgtgtaggccagaggtcaacttcaggacccacttcaccttgtttttttgaggtagTGTCTCTCATGGGGACCTGGAGCTTGTTAATTGGACTAGACTGGGCAGCCCACAAGCCctagggatccttctgtctcgtctccccagtgctgggattccaggtgtgtacTCACATCTAGcctttatatgggtgctggggattgaacttatgTCCTGATGCTTGCTGGCTGTGCAATCTCCCCCCGCCCAGCAATGAGTTCTACATGTGCTTTGGAACTTCATCCAGGTTCTTCTCAACCCCGTGCTAAGCTGGCAGCTGTCGAAGCAGCCTACTAAGCTGGTTTTAGACTATTGTTTTTACCAGCATTCTTCATAATCTCATGCAAAGTACCATAGTTAACTTCAGAAACGTGTTAATGACCATCTGACAGCCCAAAAGATAATGTCCAGTGCAACAGGGAGTCCTGGTTCCATCCCAtgtaagaaataaacaaataaataaaataataattaattcatACTTCAGTGTTAGAATCAGTTGTATGTCTCAAAGTACTAGCATTTAGCTACATTAGGGGAGTATTTTGCAGCCAAAAGGAATACGTCTATTTATACAATCCGTTTTCCAGGGAGACACTAGGCCCCAGGGTATAGGCTGTCTAAAAGGTCCCATATCAAAGCCATCCTCTAAACAGTGTATGATCGTGTGCTAATACACAGAGGCAGTGGCAGCCTCCACTAACTGATGTCAGTCACTGCCACCACAGAGTCCCTGGGCATGCTGAACACCTGCCTCTTGGTATCACTATGACAACCCATTTtcacataaatttatattttctgccttccttaaagaaaaaagaatcaactAACTAGAATGTACAGAACCAACATTTATGGAGAAAGGTTACATGCTACCAAGATACACATTGAAAAGTGCAAAACAGGGGACATAGGGCAGGTAGGCACAGGAGGGGACAAGGGGCAGGCGAGCAGAGGAGGGGGACCTACTTGGCCCTTGCTTCTTCCCATTGTCGTCTTTTCTCATCAAAGGTTTTCTTCATAACTTGGTACCATTTTCTGAAATCAAACTGCTGTTTATCTGAGAGAAATGAAATCCATGCTTAGCAGTAGAACTCGTCCATTAAAACAGCACATTATCACATCTGAATTTATTCCTAAATAGAACATTTACATGACAGCTCTCGGAGAGGATGAGCAGAGCCACCGTCTCCACAGCAGCGCTTATGCCACCTGCCACTCTCTCCTGTAAGTTGTGACCTATACTGTGGCCCCACAAAACTGTCCTGAAATGTCATTTTACATGTTTCTCCTAGGCTTTAAAGGGTTTTTGCTGGTCCTGGAGAAGGCTGCTACACAACCAGACCCTTCTTCCCCAGTTCGCACACCCAGCATGTGCATCCCAGTCCCTGGCAGAACTGTGTTGAGAAGCGCATGACTGGGAAAGACGCTGTGGTGCTATGGTGGATCAATCCAGACTGGCATTCCCTCAGGACCTGTTTCTATTCTTCCACTCCTAATTCAGCGAGTCCAATCATTAGGAAGGAAGCGGACTGCTGGAGTGTTTGAGACACAGGCACAGAGACAACAGACTTGGACACAGCAAGTATACATAGGCTAGCTCTCTATTATCCTCCAGTAAGAATGGCCTCTTTCATGTCTAACTACAAATCTTTTCATCTGGCCAATATCAACAAACAATACAGCCTTGAAGGCCATACAGCCAGAGAGAGGAAACCACCCAAAAAACTGGAAGGGCAGAGGAAAACTAAGAGTTAAGTCAATTCAAGTTCTTGACCCCCAATCTCCTCAAGGGGTGAAGGGGATGGTGGGATGGTACCTAGGGCAGTGTAGGGCATGGACCACAATTCTGTGCTGTTGATGGGAGACATACTATGAAGTCTACAAGGAtaacattgatgtgggattcccccctgtatgctgtgaataccactggttaataaagaaactgtcttaggcctgtggtagggtagagtagagataggtggggaaagctaaactgaatgctgggagaagggaggcagagtcagggagaagccatggagctgccgctagagacagacatgttgaaaccttgccggtaggccatgaacctcatggtaaaatataaaataacagaaatgggttaaattaagatgtaaaagctagccaataacaagttagagctaataggctgagtgacttaattaatacagtttctgtgtggttatttcaggagtctgggcggcTTCCTACTACTACACAACACAGCAAAGTGATCTCTTAGCCACGTCTCCATAACCAACCATCGCCTCTAGCATTGAAGGAGCAGCAGAAGACATCAAGTTCAAGCCTATGTACATGTTACTGTAGGCACTGGACAGGAAGGAGTGTTCGCGTCACATATGTTATGAAAACACATGGACTGAGAATATTAAACCCAAACTCCTAAAACTAATGATCAAAAAATCTTCCTACAAACAGGAACCGTACCTGAATTTAAGAATTCGTGTACACACAAAACTACATAGATTGTGTCTACACGATAAACTTTTCAAAAAGCAAATGGGAACCTGTGGGCACTTGACTGTAACCCAGctactcgggaggctgaagcaggaggatcgtaAGTCAAGTACAAAGTGACACAAACCAAAatgggcaatttagtgagactttgtcttaaaatgaaaaagcaaagagaGGCTAAGTGCATAGTTCAGTGTAGGCGAGCTGGCCAAGCTATGCAGAAGTCATGTGTTCCATGCATAGTCGCTATCTGTCTACTTACCAGCTACAAACTGCATGCCACACAGTCACCCAAGAGTTCACAAACACTGCAGTCTaacagggacagagggacagatagACTTAGGCCATTAGCTATTATTCCACATGGAGTTAGCTATATTCCATGAATACCCAGTGGAAGTCTGGACAGCAGCAGTGGAGGCAGGTATGATCAGCTCTGGCTCTGGGAAAGGGTGACTGGTGTGAAGTGAGTAGGCGTGGGGAGTGGGCAGGAAAGTGCTATTAATGCTGCTCACGGGAGAAGCCTGAAGAGCACTTCATATAGAGGGACCAGCATAGGCAGCCCCCAAAACCACACTGCTGCAGAAGCTCATGGTCTGGTCTGGCTAGAGAGAAGCAAGCAAGAATTAACAAAAGATGAGTCTAGAATAAAAGAGAAACCGCCCGAGTCTCTTGGTAGCCACAGTTACAACAGTCAGACCTACAGATGGAAGGGACAGCACAAGGCCCAGgtggtacacatacaaacacacatgtatgtgacTGTCCATAATTCTCCTCCACACTGACTACCTTTTAATCCATCATTTACAACCCCTTTTGAATTTGACTGGCGCAAAATCCATGTACCTTCTTTGTGTTCTTCATTATATGTTTCAGCAAGCCCAGAGTAAGACCTGGAGGATACAACCACAAGACAACTTCTTTAGATGGCATGTGTCTAGacactgaattttttatttgattttaattttctgagacagggtctcactgggtagcccaATCTGGGCTAGACCtttctttgtagactaggctggccttgaactcacagagatctgcctgccccagcTTCtccaagtgcggggattaaaggtgtgctccaccaccccCAGGTTTGACAGGGGAAAGCAGAAAAGCTGGAGAGCAGTAACTGTCCTGAAAGAAGACCCTGAAGATCTTCATCCCTTGTGACTTTTAAGAGAGTAACATTGCAAAGCACCGCTAGGATGGAAAAGCATCTCTGAGAGACATGGTGCCAGGAGCCTAAAGGAGCCTGATAGGGTGCCAATTATTCCTTACAATGTATAATGCTTTAAAATCCAGAAATACAAGGGCTGATGAGAGATGCTGCCAGCTCAGAAGCAGGCATAATCAGGTAGCTGAGGTACTTGCTAGAAACCCCTGTGTCTACAGCATACCAGACACCACAGCCTGCTGGAAGACACAGGTTCCCACAATTCCAGTAACTAGCAAAAGCTATGCtatatttcttcccatttttgtttttgtttttgtttttttttctccctgagacagggtttctctgtagctttggagcctgtcatggcactagctctgtagactaggctggccttgaactcacagagatctgcctgcctctgtctcccaagtactgggattagatgCACACGTCACCACCGTCTggcattgttatttttttaaaaaatggagtcagTGTGATAAAGAGCCATCTGCCATCAACCTACCATTCTAATTTGTCATCCAGCAAAAAGAGTAGTTTCAACACCACCACAATGACAGCTGCAGCCTGCACGTCGTATCtaactgtccttttctttttggctATAGGGTCAAATGTCAGGAAGTCCACTTCTCCGATTCCAGTCATCTTTACCACTTGGCAGGTCAAACTGTGCATTTCGTCTGTTGAAAAGTAAACAATTAAACACAGATTAGATCACTTGGTTCACTAGGCCACAGTAATATACATATTCACAAAGTGTCTTTACATATATGCTTTGTTTGTAAGGCAGGTTCTTGCTGTATAATTCATGTTGGCCCCGAACTCACGACTAATGACTTAGTCTCTGAAGTGGAGGCTGGGATTGTAATCTGTAGGCTTGCAACACCTTACCCAGaaaccttttatttaaaatgtgatgcCATGTATGAATTTGGAAagcaatgttttataaataatactagaAGATGAGGCCAGTGTAGAAATAGTAATGGATGGACCTTGGCAGTCTACCTGACTTCCTGAAACATTTATGTGTGGGACACATTGGGGTTGCATGCAGACAGTCACACATCAGCTTTGTGCTGCTCCATACCTGTCCCTTGCCCGTGTCTCTACAGCAAGGTATACTTAACCTGTGGGTGGGATGGACCTCCAGGAAGCACCCGACTGCTGGGTGCCATGGGGGCCCTGGAGTCTCAACAAGCTCTCAACTAGATTCTCTGTTTTCCCAAAGAAACTAAGCATTCAGCATAGGCTATATCTACAGCAGAAAGGCTGAGTCATGGGTGACTTCCCCATCAGCAGCACTCTGTATTTCTAGTCTGGTGTGACATCCAGGGCTGCCTGTTTCACAGGAGGCATCAGGGTTGCCTGGCACGTGTGTTCTGCATGAGGCTGACTCTCAGCACAGCCCTCGCTGCCCTAGAGAGCTCGCTGGTTTTCCACACGTGCGAATGTTAGCGGGCTTCCAGCACTATGTGGGTTAGCCTCCAGAATGCAGCAGCTGTTCAAGAAGGTTCCCCAGCTAGTTCAGTTCAGCCTTGAGCTCTTTCTCGCCTCTCAAGGGCTGACATCACATTTGGCTGGTGCTTTTGTTCTAAATGAGATTTGTTATGCACCTCTAATGCTCTCAGGTAGAGTGTAGCTTTTCCACACAGGCCATCAATGGCCCACGCTGAGACACTCTGTCTGTGCTTAGACCCACCACGAAAACCACGAGTTCTTCCAAGCATGAGTCACTCAGAACTAGACCTCTGTTTCTCAGTAGTGTCCCTTTAAACAcgttattttaagaaattattttaagaaagcatTTGAATTAAGTTCCTCTTAGTAGGGACTCCCTCAGGTAGCTTAAGTAGTTTGCAGCTGAAAGAAAGGCCCTTCTGTTCTGCTTAAAAGATGACGTAGGTAccgcctcccctcctctcctgcaCACCACAGCTCACCAGGGAGATTGAGCTCCAGTAAATATTTCATGCACAAGACGTTGGGATGAAGGTAGCAGTCTTCAGTTATGTCTGGAAAACGAGGTAAATCTAAAAATATGGCGACTTCAATCATGTTTTTATAGATGTCTTCATAGTCAGGCCAagactgaaatttaaaaagatataatcAAGACAGTAATTCTtgcaacaaaaattattttaaaaatatgttttgggcagtggtggcacatggttttaatcccagaatttgggaggcaggagcaggcgaatctctgggttccaggccagtctggtctacatagtgagttcccggagagccagagctatacagggaaaccctgtctcaacaaaa includes:
- the Taf1b gene encoding TATA box-binding protein-associated factor RNA polymerase I subunit B, whose translation is MDLEQAKSFTDRCSQCDAVSWGLTDERKYYCTSCHNVTDRSEEVVSTAVIPNTKINSINRGLRKRSRHEKGWDWYVCEGFQCILYHQAEALKTLGVGPELKDKVLHNFWKRYLQKSKQAYCKNPVRTSRKKAKVLEDNQQSSDWASELELLSDTSYPLESEAEFQSEPQTPKPFPVTKASPKSEATDVCSGSVDGVEYSEWKEKGVLKMTVPRTLALCSLSLLWQREAITLSDLLRFVEEDRIPYRNAFQLFPEEMKVYGRDKGIFAIESWPDYEDIYKNMIEVAIFLDLPRFPDITEDCYLHPNVLCMKYLLELNLPDEMHSLTCQVVKMTGIGEVDFLTFDPIAKKKRTVRYDVQAAAVIVVVLKLLFLLDDKLEWSYSGLAETYNEEHKEDKQQFDFRKWYQVMKKTFDEKRRQWEEARAKYYWKTKRPIYRSHIDKSVMYKRREMVKNLQKQFSALLGATPAVEKKAPSSFQFSWTEGDTDSPCFHGHSLQGLLITKGQSLITKNSLYWLSTQKFCKSYCKHVTTYEESNFSLSYQFILNIFSFLLRIKTSVLHEEVSLIEKKLFEKKYNESKKRSRPKKVRRH